The Chanos chanos chromosome 3, fChaCha1.1, whole genome shotgun sequence genome segment tcatgttcatcAGAGGCCATGATTGTAGAAAAAATAGGATACCTAACTTGCAAACTGTCACTTCGCAGTACAGCCCATTGGTCTCTCCAAACTTTTGATTTAAAATTatacattacagaaacacagtgagtacaatatatacttttttcactttgaaaagaTCACGCCATGCCAGGCTTACTGAAGAGCTTTTGTAGAAGTCAGAGCGAGTGCAGACCTAGCACAATGTTCAGACTTCAGACCACTGAAACGATTAATCATAGAGCACAACACAGTTTTGTGTTGCTTGTGGTGGTAAAGATTCTATTATAAAAAAATGACTCTAGAAAATGTGCAAGTCACCCGATAAAACAATATGAGTTAAGGCCTTAAAATATAGTCATATTGACGATGATGGGTACACGCAATTATTAGCACTACATGTAGCTAGGCCTATGAGCTGGGCACATGAATACACAGGATAGAGAGTCACCTGTTTGTGTACATATGCATCTGTTAAGTCCTTCTGCAGTGATGCCTAATATAGCTTGTGGTGGTGATATTCAAACATACGTTCAGTCAGCTACcacatgaacaaaacacacaaatacacacaaaaaacaatggCTTACAACCGACAGTGCAAAATTAAACACgtaactcactctctcactcattatctaaaccgcttatcccaattagcaccctggacaggttgccagtctatcgcagggcacacagacaaacccattcacacacaggggcaatttagtatcacCTAtttgcctgacctgcatgtctttggactgtggaaggAAACCAGACCTCCCGGAGGAGACCCatgcaaacacggggagaacatgcaaactccacacagaagggaccctggccacccggccaggaatcaaacccaagaccttctcACTGTGAGGCGAAGGGGCTACCCACTGCATAACCATGCGCCCAAACATATAACTACAGTTGTCAATAAAAATGTACTGGAATAAAACAAATACCTCTGTGTAGATGTTGTTAGATGGGCAGTGAAAACTGCTCGTACTGTTTATagtcagagaaaaggagttCACCAATATTGTACTTATGTACAGTaatgaagccccccccccccccccaggtcgCTTAGTATGAGTAAGCATAAAGCTGAGTCCTAAACTATACTACATTCAATTGTCAGACATGTTCCTCTTGCCCTGCAGGGCGTAACTGATCAGGCAAATCAAATAACTGACAGTAGATTAACTGAATCCATTGTGTCGGACTTGGACTAAAATTAATATGTGACTTCCAACACATAGAAGTGAAGAGTCTAGGTACCGTGGACACAATTTGTGCTGTATATTGCCCCCTAGAGGAATCACCCATGccagtattcacacacactgcatttaggGCAGTACCACAgtaccaaataaaataaataaataaaaacattctggACGTGCAAAATCTGGACATATAAAATTATTGCTCATTCACACCTTGATGATCTTTCTTCCTGACGCAGAACACATAGGAGGAAAGAAACTCTTACTGTTTTCTGATGAcgcaccatacaaacacagaaaaatacataatgtaatgtgatgttaATGAATTAAGAGTAATGGTGTTGTTGCATGTAATACATATCACAATGTTTGCAGAGATAACTGCTTTGAGCCAACAGGTGGGTACTAAATTTACCATGGCCTGGTTGGGTTCCATTGCTTTTTGTTACTGTGAACAATGAGTTATTTGTCTTTCCATACACTGTCCTTCACTAAAGTGACAGTTTCTTCGGTGAGAGATTAGTCTGTGTGCCAGTGGGACTGCACAGACCTTGATCAAATATTACCCTATTCAAAGATCCTGGGCACGGCTTGGTATTCAAAGAACCAAATACTTTGCACtatcatgaaatattcatgggAGGCAAATATAGTTCCCTTCTCACAGTATTTGCCAGCAAGACTACACAGAATGTGACTACATTAACTTAGTAGCACTGACATTTACAGTAAAGTTTTCTGGCTCTAAAGGCTAAAACAAAAAATTTCATAAGTGAGTTATGTGGTGCATGCTTTCAACTCCAGAGTAAGATTAAGcgcccctcccccttctctgactttctctcagATGATCAGATGGGAGTGTCCAGGTCGTCTCTGCTTTCAgagctctctttctcacctgGCTACATGGGTGGGTCCGTCACCTGCATGCAGGTGATGAACAAGCAGAAGGGAGGAACAAGCCTTAGGCGTATGTGGGAGGGCCAGGTAAGAGCTGACTCCTCACTGAAGAGTATAAAAAGGCAGTGAGGCTGAGAGAAAGCACTCAGAGGGACTTTGATCTCCTCTTAGTGAGCTCACCTGCTCtagtcctctctgtctgtcctctctttctgtttccctcccCACAAAGACAACAGCAACCATGAGTGTCCTGAGCATGAAATCCAGCAGCTTCAGCAGCGGAGGAAGCATGAGTGGTGGTTATAGCTCTGGAGGTTTCAGAAAGTCTGGCTTCTCCAGCCACTCTGCCTTGGCCGCACCTATCGGCTCCAGCAGAGTCAGCACCATGTCTGTCAGACGCTCTGTAGTCGGTGGCGGTGCAGCTGGCTTCGGCTTGGGTGGTGGAAGCAGCGGAGGCTACAGCTACAGCATGAgcagtggaggtggaggtggaggtgctgGCATCGGTGCTGGCTTCGGTAGTGCCTTCGGTGCTGCAGCAGGCTATGGAGGGGGACTTGGAGTAGGATTCGGGGCTGGTTATGGAGCTGGTGCAGGTGGCGCTGGTTTCGTGGCACCCCCCATCACAGCTGTGACTGTGAACCAGAGCCTGTTGGCCCCCCTCAACCTGGAGATCGACCCCACCATCCAGACTGTCCGTACCCAGGAAAAGGAACAGATCAAGACCCTCAACAACCGCTTTGCATCCTTCATTGACAAGGTCAGTCTTATCACTCAACAGCAATGTATTTTTAGCtgtaacacacaaatatatagaGATGACGTAGTCAACTATTTCAGTTAAAGGACTAGATAATGAGGATTTCTATTTTTAAGGCCTATAGTGATTGGGAGCGAATCCAGTGGAGCAGTAAAAAGTGGAGGTTCAGATCCTTTAGATCTAAGCATACTCATTTTAAAACTTATGATTTGAGGTTACTTTGCAGTGAGAGTTGCTGGGATGTCATTGACATTTGGGTCTGTTGATGGTGCATCAATGAATTGCTGCCAGGGCATTTGCTTGTCAGCTCAGGTTATGctcatgaaatatttcacagttgTTATTTGCACCCGGAAATCCTGGAACAGCAGTAGGCAAATGACACCAGGCAAAAACTTATACACTCAGGGGTAGGACACAATTTGCCATCAATGCCTTGCACAAACAGTGTTATCATGTAGTCCTCAGTGGACAAAGTCTATAGTTTCCTTCAAAATGAAAGGTATTTGAGGAGTTCACTACAATTGTTCTTAGCCGCTGGGGAATGAATTTGGAAACCCAAGCCCGGGCAGATCTTGTGACCATTTGCTCTGTCCAAATAAGGACAGGGATCAAGTTATCCCTCGTTTGCATGCCAGCAgggacagtgtgagtgtatttgtgtagtgtgtgtgtttgcgtcaaAGGAACTGCCTAACACAAAACTTTCTCCTGTTCTCACAGGCTAACACAAGGCAGGAtactcacatatacatatagtGCAATGTATCATGGACATTTTTAATCTATATACGTTACCATATGCATGCAGTGTTTCCTTCAGAGAGCAAATTAAAACTCATAGCCACGGCTCATCCAATAAAAGACAGTGTCATCATTTTACAGTATGAAGCCACACTCATTTTGAGTCAAAGTAGAAAAGgttctattttcatttaaaatgcaacaaaaacataaaacagtgcTTTTTATGCCATGAAACCACTATAGTAAATTATCAGAAATTGCACTTGCAATAAGGATTTTGCTAGTCTATCAAGCTAAAACCATAGGTCCAGTATGATAAATGTATTATCATCTGGTGAGTATTCCCTCAGGCTAAGGAGGGGCACATCATCTTTGTGTGGGCTCGGTGAGCGCTAGTTCAAAGCATAGATCTTTCAGCCTCGCCCATTTAGCTTACGGCAATGTTCTAAGAGCATACACAAACCAGAACAGTTGGAACATGTCTAGAAGTCATTTGAGGTTAACATGGCACAGAGTCACAGAAGGGTGCCTTAGTCAGTTTTTAACATGTGAAGTACACAGGGCCTGTACCTGCCCTGAGGTAGCAGCTTAGCGGCTGctaacaaaataaatgataaaaaaaacaatggcgCGTTTGCAAATATATGACATTTATCCCAGCATAGTTTTAGATCTGCCAAATCAAGTCCTAATCTGAAATGGGAAGTCTTTCTCATATTTGTCTGAGAACACCTATGACTCCCACATTCATTGCTGCCTTAAAACAATTCTTCACTCTGTAGTTTAAATGAATCAGTTATTTTGTGCCACATATGACTACGTGCTCTTCCATCTGAAAGCAGTGGGCACTATTTTACCTTTATTGTAACTTAAAtttgtgtttcttctttcttcacAGGTACGTTTCCTGGAGCAGCAGAACAAGATGCTGGAGACCAAGTGGAGCCTCCTGCAGGAGCAGACCACCACCCGTTCCAACATCGATGGCATGTTTGAGGCCTACATTGCCAACCTGCGCAGACAGCTTGATGGCCTTGGCAACGAGAAGATCAAGCTGGAGGGAGAGCTAAAGAACATGCAGGGCCTGGTAGAAGACTTCAAGAACAAGTAAGTGCTTCTGCCAGCAGATTTGATGgcattctgtttttgtgctaCCAGATGACATAGCTATGAAAAATCCATTCTGacatcaatatttcattaaGTGAACACTGATGGGAATGTTGCTTATCTCTGCAGGTATGAAGATGAAATTAACAAACGTGCTGCGGTAGAGAATGAGTTTGTCCTGCTCAAGAAGGTGAGGTTAGGTTATTGTGTGGATCTACTTAGATGTCAGCATCTATATTAGCAATCTTctcccatacaaacacatatttgtCCTGCGTTAGGATGTTGACGGTGCCTACATGAGCAAGATAGAACTGGAGGCCAAGGTTGATGCTCTGCAGGATGAGATCAACTTCCTCAGAACGATCTATGAAGCAGTAAGTCTCTGATCCCTTCAGATTATCACAGTTCCAAAAGCTTTTAAGTCAACATGTTTCAGTTGAGCAAGTTTAAGATTGCTCATATAATTTGGAACTTGTGGAATCACCGCTTCACTTCCCATTTCAGGAACTGGCTGAGCTCCAGGGACAGATCAAGGACACCTCCGTAATTGTGGAGATGGACAACAGCAGAAACCTTGACATGGATGCCATTGTGGCTGAAGTACGCGCACAGTATGAGGAAATTGCCAACCGCAGCCGTGCAGAGGCCGAGACATGGTACAAGCAGAAGGTAAAAGCAGTTAACATAGTTTTGTGGTCACTGGAACTGCAAACGTAATTTGTGATTGTCCTCAACCTTTTATAACAAAGACTGTAACACAGGCTTTTCTTGATCTTATTCCCTAGTTTGAGGAAATGCAGACGTCTGCAGGCAGGTACGGAGATGACCTTCGCACCACCAAGGCTGAGATTGCAGAGCTAAACCGCATGATCAGTCGACTCCAGAATGAAATTGAGTCCGTCAAGGGACAGGTGAGATGTTTTAGAGGTCAAAGCACGTACTTAAGTCATTCTGCTGCGTTCTTGGATTATCTGAGTGCGGGAATCAATGGAATGACCTTTTTTCCCATTATGTTTAGCGCACCAGCCTAGAGGCTCAGATTGCTGAGGCTGAGGAACGTGGAGAGCTTGCTGTGAAGGATGCCAAGCTCCGCATTAAGGACCTGGAGGAGGCCCTGCAGAGAGCCAAGCAGGACATGGCTCGCCAGGTCCGCGAGTACCAGGAACTCATGAACGTCAAACTGGCTTTGGACATTGAGATCGCCACATACAGGAAACTGCTTGAAGGAGAGGAAACCAGGTCAGTtgcatcaataaaaaaaaataaagcactaAGGCATGATGAGGCCAGATGACTCCTTCTGAAGTGCTGCAAAATATGAAGCCCACCCATGAGTCTGAGTCTTGTTGTACCAATCTGTCCACAGACTTGCCTCAGGCGGTGGAACTGCCACTATTCACATTCAGGAGAGCTCAAGCAGTGCTGCCGGTGGTGGTGAGTTTTATTCCTCTTTCATATTCCTCATATTCCAAAAAAAGACATATGAACAAGTTACTCCATGtcttattttgtaaaaaagaaatccaAGCTTATCCTAAATCCAGGCCAAAAACTCTGTGGAAAAAATGATAGCAGGCAGTAGAAAATGTGATCAGCAAAATAACTGTTGCTGTTTTGCAGGTGGTGGATTTGGCTTTGCCGccggtggtggtggtggtggataTGGGTACGGCGGCGGCAGCGGCATGTCCATGTCAATGAGCAGCGGTGGAGGCGGCGGATTCGGCTTTGGTGGTTCCAGCCTCAGCATGGGAGGAGGCGGTGGGAGCATCTCCATGTCCCGCAGCTCCATGCAGTCCTCACGCCGTTTCTGAACACCCAGTACCACCTCTGCACCTCCAAGTCTCTGAACCCattcctctgctcttatcttttGGGTTTTTCCCACCTCctcaccctctcctctctggccATACTCCTGAAATTAGAGGGTGTCTAAAGCATTTCTAATTGCTAATTTCTAATTTCTAAATGTCTCAAACACACTTCAACATTGGGAGTGCTCTTTATATCCAAACAGCTAAGTGAGTATGGTCagtagtgggttttttttcccctttgattTCTCTCCAAAGTACTTCTTCCCTCAGCAATAAAGCAATCCTTCACAAactcaaaaaggaaaaacaaaaacagatgaagacagagaggaaagtaaaacaaaactcCCTGTGAGCTCAAGTCCCATGTCTGTCAGCCTTGTTAGTTTTAGTCGCTCTTAATTGTCATTTAAAGTAATGACAGCTTCAGTAAAACCAGAGCAGCATTTGTTCGTCAATGCATACAAAATGGAGTCAGTCTCTAAACAAGATTAGGCATTACACATTGTAATCCTTGAGAAAACTGTAGAATGTCGAGTACTTTCAGTTGTGCTGTCACTATTTTGTTGCATTGTCTAACAAATTgcacacagagcaacacagacTACTCTCAGAATGAAGTAATGGTACAGTAAATGGCAGAGCTGATACTCATCTGTTACTCTTTCTGCTTGTGTCTGTGGATGATGGGtacacaaaaaatgttttcatttgcttcCTGCATGTTTCATCTTGCAAAGGCTGATGCGACAACCAGATGAAAGAATTTAATTGACCATGTAACACTAAGGAATTAATAAATCTGGGTCCTACACAAAATGTCTTGGtatcagttgttttttgtgCTGTAATCTTTTTCCCAGGAGGATTTGTCTTGTTCAATTTGATGAAGTTGCTTCACTTTCAACAAATTTTGTTGAATAAGATCAGAAAACACTGTAAACCATCAACAAGCTTGCACACACAACATCAACAtaattaaaatatacacatatataaaacattgtTTCAAAAGAAGTAAAATATCTGCCATGAGATTGCCTTGAGTACAGTAGATTTGCTCTTGTGTGCTGCAcatcacaaagagacagacatactCTACTTTCTCTAAATGAATAGCTATTGTATAAATTGCCTAATAATGCACAATTATGTAAAGAACATTTCTCTATGCcttaatagtaaaaaaaaaaaaagataaaactgaCACAAGGCACTAAAATCAAAGGCAAAACAATGTATAAAGTATTGAAAAGACCTGCATTACTAGCTTGTTTTGTCTCAAAGGCACATAATTATAATTTGAACTATTGGCTGTCTTAACAGATTCTTATTATGATACGTACAGGTAataccaaataataataatggtttTGACTTTTGTCAAAGACAGAGGGCTTGAAAACCTTATCCAAACCAGCAATGTCACCAGTTTAAGCCGCTACACATGATGTGTGCTTCCAAGAGATTATTTTGTCCATACATATGTTTTCCTATTGCTGTATCTAAAAAAAcctaataataaaaaaaaatcttataaataaaaaaatggcaTTATGACAGCAATGCTAAAAGGCACAGTTTATTCAGTTAACATGCCATTTTTAATTCTAGTTGATGAACTAGCAACATTTCTTTCCCTTAGGTCATATCTGTGACATCTTTGGAAATAATTATACTTCTTCTGTTGTGTTTTACATAAAACAGTACTTTTGTGGACTGTGGGTAGACTGTGGACTACACCCAAAGGCATTTACTAGCATCAATATGTCATGCCCCAGTTCTCATTCTCTGCTGGCCATTTTGAGTTGGGTTTTCAGTTTAGTCACTTCATTGTCTTCCTTGCTTTACCATGCACACTTATTTTAGGTTAATCAGGCCTGGTTTGCTCTTGGTATAATCATATATACCATAGACCATATATGATCATATGTAACATATCTCACTGGTTTTCCTGAGTTTTCTTGTGAAGTCTTTATCTTGTTTTGCCTAGTGTGATATACCTAAGTTCCACCTGAGTAAGTCTGAGAATTCCTCTGAATCCAGCCTTGTTTCTGCGTCCCTGCACTTCTGTTTTCTGACCTGGCTTTTGTTAAATAAACACCAGTAACTTGCACACGCATCCAGTCCCTCCTCCAGTTTGTGACTCAATAAAGGGAAGCAAGATCAATTATTACCAGCatcaaaaaatataaacagatttTTACTTAAATTTACTTAAttatttgctttcttttttattcatctATTGAATTGTAACCATATTATCTACTGTGTTGTCCAccaaaccccaccccctctAGCCTATACTGCACTCTAGTGGTTCTCAGTGGGAAAACTGAACAAATGTGTATGGCTTTGTATGCCAGGCCTATGCTGTGCAAATGTGACTGCAGTCACCTCTCTACAGAGCTATAGATAACTATAAGTTTAAAATTAGTGtaaaattcaaatattttgtttggAAGATCAAAATGTAATGAGTGAGTTAACCATTGTCCAAGCAAATGGCTACACGCAACAGCGTGCAtcaaactgaacagagagaTTTGTATTTATCTATTATGCTAAGTGCAGCTAATGGAAGTCTCTGgcaaaacagatttatttgtGATCAGTGATTATTTTCTATGCGTCAGGGTTCAGAGTATCTAAAGGTTGTTGACAAAAGTTTTTGTGAAATTAcacagtgtgaaatatttatagTCCTAAAGGTGTTACGAGGCAGTTATATTTTATTAGACCCAACTGTACAGAGATATAATGTGTAGATGCTGCTGTCTGCAGTTTTAGTATTCCGTGTTTAAAAGTGCCATAATggaaaatttgaatttaaaaaatctatggattttttttccctacagcACATTTATCTTTAAGACAATAAGTAGGCAAATGCTCAAGCAGTGGAAAATCTATTGGTGCCCAtaaaagggagaggagaggggaaatgCAATCAAGGATTAAACAAGCACAATGAGTGACTCATGTCCTCCTACTTTCCATGATTCTGGCAAACATGTAGTCTTTACACTGAGATTGAACTATTGCTGTTATGGGGAGACGGTTCAGGCTCAGACATAACCAGTTTGTGTCACGTCTCTggaaagaggctggatgcacatGCAGATCAGTTATCTCgttatttaaagtaaacaagGATTTCAATGACTTACAGAACTCCAGAACAGAGCCATGGCAGACCAAGAAAATAAACGTGACATGGAAGAAAACTCCAAACAATGCCAGCACCAAAAAACAGGGGAAACCAAGGAGTACTTATATCAAACTAAACAAGGCTAAACAAGGTATaacaaactaaacacaggtgagaacaatgattgaacaaagactaaacaggactgaaccaaaaactgacagaaggggggggggggggggggggggggggggggggggggggggggacaagagaaaacagtgaaaacagaacccagacccaacactagagggagaataaacgaaaaaaaaggggacacaggagacagaggcaCCAGGGCATGACAGTTTTGGTTTGCCTTTACATTTAAAGCATGACAGCAGCATAATGGGGAAGTCTCAGGGTATCTGCCTGTATTTTAACCAAAAATGGTGCAAGAATGTCACATTACTGGAGAGGCTGTGTAAACCAGATTTATGACTATATTATTACCTAAAGCTAACATATATGTCATAGGACTATATTATCTCCCTAGACAATTCTTTTAAG includes the following:
- the LOC115806465 gene encoding intermediate filament protein ON3-like; translated protein: MSSGGGGGGAGIGAGFGSAFGAAAGYGGGLGVGFGAGYGAGAGGAGFVAPPITAVTVNQSLLAPLNLEIDPTIQTVRTQEKEQIKTLNNRFASFIDKVRFLEQQNKMLETKWSLLQEQTTTRSNIDGMFEAYIANLRRQLDGLGNEKIKLEGELKNMQGLVEDFKNKYEDEINKRAAVENEFVLLKKDVDGAYMSKIELEAKVDALQDEINFLRTIYEAELAELQGQIKDTSVIVEMDNSRNLDMDAIVAEVRAQYEEIANRSRAEAETWYKQKFEEMQTSAGRYGDDLRTTKAEIAELNRMISRLQNEIESVKGQRTSLEAQIAEAEERGELAVKDAKLRIKDLEEALQRAKQDMARQVREYQELMNVKLALDIEIATYRKLLEGEETRLASGGGTATIHIQESSSSAAGGGESGGGFGFAAGGGGGGYGYGGGSGMSMSMSSGGGGGFGFGGSSLSMGGGGGSISMSRSSMQSSRRF